The following coding sequences lie in one Apium graveolens cultivar Ventura chromosome 3, ASM990537v1, whole genome shotgun sequence genomic window:
- the LOC141710982 gene encoding cytochrome P450 CYP736A12-like produces the protein MAPFLSQETFVLFTMSPADFFIVLLLFGALFCFIRLCPSISSTIHKTSQKRPPGPLGLPLIGHLHMLGELPHRTLNKLSQVYGPIMSLRLGSVPTIIVSSPAAAELFLKTHDTVFASRPRSQASDYLWYGTKAMAFTENGAYWRSVRKFCTLELLSSTKINSMEGLRREALLVLVDKLKRAATTHEVVDVSEELAHLTEDMTFRMLLGKTRDEKVGLSQVIQELAEIVGAFNIADYVPFLGALDLQGFTRRLRVIGKTADNILEAIVDDHIQAANKSNAKLDRDFVDVILSLENNLTGIHGHLAQNIDRSSIKAIILDMIFGAIDTSQTAIEWIMSELIRHPRVMKLVQQEIRNVIGDYEFVEESHLSKLDYLDMVVKESMRLHPVGPLLIPRESLEDIVIDGYYIKKDSRIIVNTWSIGRDPRIWSENVEEFLPERFIGSNIDLRGKSFELMPFGSGRRGCPAMYLGQINIKLVVAQLVHSFNWELPFGMSPEELDMDEAFGLTMPRAKHLLATPSLRHG, from the exons atggctCCCTTTCTTTCACAAGAAACATTCGTTCTCTTCACAATGTCTCCCGCCGATTTTTTTATTGTTTTGCTACTCTTTGGGGCTTTGTTTTGCTTCATCCGCCTCTGTCCCTCCATCTCCTCCACGATCCATAAAACCTCACAAAAGCGACCACCCGGTCCTCTTGGTTTACCACTTATCGGTCACCTACACATGTTAGGAGAACTCCCCCACCGTACTCTTAACAAGCTGTCTCAAGTTTATGGTCCCATAATGTCCCTTCGCCTTGGCTCTGTCCCAACAATTATCGTCTCTTCTCCAGCTGCTGCTGAGCTCTTCTTGAAGACCCATGACACTGTTTTTGCAAGCCGTCCTAGATCACAGGCCAGTGACTACTTGTGGTATGGCACTAAAGCAATGGCATTCACTGAAAACGGTGCCTATTGGCGGAGCGTGAGAAAGTTTTGTACGTTGGAGCTTCTCAGTTCCACAAAGATTAACTCCATGGAGGGGCTTAGAAGGGAAGCGCTGCTGGTGCTGGTTGATAAACTAAAAAGAGCTGCAACTACGCATGAGGTTGTGGATGTTAGTGAGGAACTTGCTCATCTGACAGAAGACATGACTTTTAGAATGTTGTTAGGGAAAACCAGAGATGAGAAAGTTGGCCTAAGCCAGGTAATACAGGAGTTGGCTGAGATTGTGGGAGCCTTTAATATTGCGGATTATGTACCATTTTTAGGGGCACTTGATCTCCAG GGATTCACTCGGCGGCTCAGAGTAATAGGCAAGACAGCAGACAACATTTTGGAAGCTATCGTTGATGATCATATACAAGCTGCTAACAAAAGCAATGCAAAGCTTGATCGGGATTTTGTAGATGTTATTTTATCTTTAGAAAACAATTTGACAGGTATTCATGGGCATTTAGCGCAGAACATTGATCGATCAAGTATCAAAGCaattatattagacatgattTTTGGAGCTATTGATACCTCCCAAACTGCAATAGAATGGATCATGTCGGAACTTATACGACATCCAAGAGTAATGAAACTAGTTCAACAAGAGATTAGAAATGTCATCGGAGACTATGAATTTGTGGAGGAATCACATCTGTCCAAATTAGATTACTTAGACATGGTAGTCAAGGAAAGCATGAGACTACATCCAGTAGGCCCCCTATTAATTCCTCGCGAGTCGTTGGAGGACATAGTAATAGATGGATATTACATAAAAAAGGATTCGCGCATTATTGTCAATACTTGGAGCATTGGACGAGATCCTAGAATTTGGTCTGAAAATGTTGAAGAATTTCTGCCTGAGAGATTTATAGGCAGTAACATAGATCTGCGGGGAAAAAGCTTTGAACTAATGCCATTTGGTTCAGGACGCAGAGGCTGTCCAGCCATGTACTTGGGACAAATTAACATTAAATTAGTGGTAGCACAGTTGGTACACAGCTTCAACTGGGAGCTACCTTTTGGCATGTCACCCGAAGAACTTGATATGGATGAAGCTTTTGGTTTGACAATGCCAAGAGCAAAGCATCTTCTTGCCACTCCCAGTCTTCGCCATGGATAA
- the LOC141714854 gene encoding uncharacterized protein LOC141714854, whose amino-acid sequence MDHLTWMYKIPRVSYAYVNGVNEFIACAVENLKKKQIEHRKEDRITCPCRDCYNLKKYPNIDTVREHLFHRGFMEDYTKWIWHGEEIHTSKTEISSKIYESYGDSMPRNKEDDAENDRVEEMIQDVEEILVHQPEVLENLVDDSKKPLYHGCNVQFTRLSTTLKLCKLKLKNGWSDKSFTEMLKLLAEMLPAKNELPTSTYEAKKILCPMGMNVKKIHACPNDCVLFRKEHEHLHTCPKCGASRYKRDGNNSSINDKRPPVKVLRYLPIVERFRRLFANSNDAKLVRWHVEGRKSDGMLRHPADSPQWRTIDGKFPEFGGEVRNLRLGLCADGMNPYRTLSSTHSTWPVLLKIYNLPPWLCMKRKYIMLTLLIPGPKEAGNNIDVYLQPLIEDLKLLWDQGEKIYDAYSQIYFNFRAMIFCTISDFPGYGNLSGYTIKEAKACPICEDVTIDLRLKNCKKNVYMGYRTFLPLTHPYRKRKNDFDGTIETRVARFPLTGKEVFERVKDIDVVLGKLYKKPTPNSIWKKRSIFWDLPYWEHLQVRHCLDFMHIEKNVCENIIGTLLNIAGKMKDGMKARLDLQELGVRAELAPQQSGKRSYLPPACYTLSRKEKISFCECLSSVKVPSGYSSNPKNLVSMKDLKLLGLKSHDCHVLMQHLLPVAIRGILSRHVRVVITKLCFFFNAICSKVIDPLALDKLQADIIVTLCEFEMYFLYSFFDIMVYLVTHLVREIKICGPLYVRQMYPFEKFLCILKAYVRNRCHPEASIVEGYSVEETIEFCTDYLASTDPVGIPRSRHEGRLDGQGIV is encoded by the coding sequence ATGGATCATCTCACGTGGATGTATAAAATACCACGGGTCTCATATGCCTATGTTAATGGTGTTAATGAGTTCATTGCATGTGCGGTAGAAAATCTAAAGAAGAAACAGATCGAACATAGAAAAGAAGACAGGATCACATGTCCATGTCGTGATTGTTATAATCTGAAAAAGTATCCTAATATTGACACTGTTCGTGAGCATTTATTTCACCGTGGTTTCATGGAAGATTATACTAAGTGGATTTGGCATGGGGAGGAAATACACACTAGCAAGACTGAGATTTCTAGCAAAATTTATGAAAGTTATGGAGACAGTATGCCTCGTAATAAAGAAGATGATGCTGAAAATGATAGGGTTGAAGAGATGATCCAAGATGTTGAAGAAATCCTAGTGCACCAACCAGAAGTTCTGGAGAACTTGGTTGATGATTCTAAAAAACCTCTCTATCATGGGTGCAATGTTCAATTTACTAGGTTATCAACAACCTTGAAGTTGTGTAAACTCAAATTAAAAAATGGTTGGAGTGACAAGAGTTTCACTGAAATGCTCAAACTTTTAGCAGAAATGCTTCCTGCAAAAAATGAGCTTCCCACTTCCACATACGAGGCGAAGAAGATATTGTGTCCAATGGGTATGAATGTAAAGAAGATACATGCTTGTCCAAATGATTGTGTTCTCTTTCGTAAGGAGCATGAACATTTACACACATGTCCAAAGTGTGGAGCCTCCCGATATAAGCGGGATGGAAATAATTCTTCTATTAATGACAAGAGGCCTCCTGTCAAGGTGTTGCGCTACTTACCCATAGTGGAACGATTCAGACGTCTCTTTGCAAATTCCAATGATGCAAAGCTTGTAAGGTGGCACGTGGAAGGGAGAAAATCAGATGGAATGCTCCGACACCCGGCTGACTCTCCGCAATGGAGAACCATTGATGGTAAATTCCCAGAATTTGGAGGAGAAGTTAGAAATCTACGACTAGGGCTTTGTGCAGACGGCATGAATCCGTATCGCACTCTAAGCTCTACACATAGTACTTGGCCGGTTCTTCTAAAGATATATAACTTGCCTCCTTGGCTATGCATGAAGCGTAAGTACATCATGTTGACATTGTTAATCCCTGGTCCTAAAGAAGCTGGAAATAATATAGATGTTTATCTTCAACCACTTATTGAGGATTTAAAGTTATTGTGGGATCAAGGTGAGAAGATATATGATGCATACAGTCAGATATATTTCAATTTTCGTGCTATGATCTTCTGCACTATAAGTGACTTTCCCGGCTATGGTAACCTCTCAGGTTACACGATTAAAGAAGCTAAAGCATGTCCGATTTGTGAAGATGTTACGATTGATCTTCGTCTGAAGAACTGCAAAAAAAATGTATATATGGGTTATCGCACGTTTCTTCCACTTACTCACCCTTATCGTAAGAGGAAAAACGATTTTGATGGGACTATCGAGACTCGAGTGGCTCGTTTTCCTTTAACCGGGAAGGAGGTCTTTGAACGAGTTAAAGACATTGATGTTGTTCTTGGGAAGCTGTATAAAAAGCCAACTCCGAATAGTatttggaagaaaagatctaTATTTTGGGATCTACCATATTGGGAACACTTGCAAGTGAGACATTGCCTTGACTTTATGCATATTGAAAAAAATGTTTGTGAAAACATTATTGGGACACTATTGAATATAGCTGGTAAGATGAAGGATGGGATGAAAGCCAGGCTAGACTTGCAAGAGCTGGGTGTACGAGCTGAGTTAGCACCACAACAATCTGGTAAACGTTCGTATCTACCTCCCGCTTGTTACACTTTGTCCAGGAAAGAGAAAATAAGCTTTTGTGAGTGTTTATCAAGTGTCAAAGTTCCATCTGGATATTCCTCAAATCCAAAAAACCTCGTCTCAATGAAAGACTTGAAGCTTCTAGGTTTGAAGTCACATGATTGTCACGTGCTAATGCAACATCTTCTACCGGTTGCAATTCGAGGCATATTGTCGAGGCACGTGAGAGTGGTTATCACGAAATTGTGCTTCTTCTTTAATGCTATATGTAGCAAGGTCATCGATCCCTTGGCTTTGGATAAATTGCAAGCTGATATTATAGTCACACTTTGTGAATTTGAAATGTATTTCCTATATTCATTCTTCGACATTATGGTGTATTTAGTGACTCATCTTGTGAGAGAGATAAAAATTTGTGGTCCTTTGTATGTGCGTCAAATGTATCCTTTCGAGAAGTTTCTGTGCATTTTAAAAGCATATGTGAGAAATCGGTGTCATCCTGAAGCAAGCATAGTTGAAGGGTATTCGGTTGAAGAGACTATTGAATTTTGCACGGACTATCTAGCATCTACCGATCCAGTTGGAATTCCGAGATCTCGTCATGAAGGTAGACTTGATGGTCAGGGTATAGTATGA